A window of the Mannheimia granulomatis genome harbors these coding sequences:
- a CDS encoding VOC family protein, with protein MDRIVAENAKFFEKMTACFGDLSQFEQKIQQIAEVAGIDLSFYQIDHLAVRMNQIDTAEKWKDLLLEKATLLKESIVNGRPIGLFTLEQAVKFCRQNVKIVELPFPKDKIYPEEGWEHIEIVFPFLVGETVEQWIERSLSYFKLLENSELKVKVSHPQVSGEQLPNPSIAITLRNVTFCNTCCLKLHPYDINDIVMSEI; from the coding sequence ATGGACAGGATTGTAGCAGAAAATGCAAAATTTTTCGAGAAAATGACCGCTTGTTTTGGTGATTTATCTCAATTTGAGCAAAAAATTCAACAAATTGCAGAAGTAGCCGGTATTGATTTATCCTTTTATCAAATCGATCACCTTGCTGTTCGAATGAATCAAATCGACACCGCAGAAAAATGGAAAGACTTGTTGTTAGAAAAGGCAACCTTACTTAAGGAAAGCATTGTAAATGGCAGACCAATTGGATTATTTACCTTGGAGCAAGCGGTTAAATTTTGCAGACAAAATGTAAAGATTGTCGAGCTGCCTTTTCCTAAAGATAAGATTTATCCTGAAGAGGGATGGGAGCATATTGAGATTGTGTTCCCATTTTTAGTAGGCGAAACGGTAGAACAATGGATCGAGCGAAGCTTGTCCTATTTTAAGTTATTGGAAAATTCGGAATTGAAAGTGAAGGTAAGTCATCCTCAGGTGTCGGGGGAGCAATTACCTAATCCAAGTATTGCGATCACCTTGAGAAATGTAACTTTTTGTAATACTTGTTGTCTAAAGCTGCACCCTTATGATATAAACGATATCGTTATGTCAGAAATTT
- the argS gene encoding arginine--tRNA ligase gives MNIQQILSDKIKQAMIAAGAEENVEPLVRQSGKPEFGDYQANGAMGAAKKLGMNPREFAQKILDNADLNGIADKLEIAGPGFINIFLNQEWLAQNANNALQAVNFGIKTANPQTIVIDYSSPNVAKEMHVGHLRSTIIGDAVVRTLEFLGNNVIRANHVGDWGTQFGMLIAYLEKMENEHASEMELSDLEAFYRAAKEHYDSDEVFAEKARNYVVKLQSGDEYCLTMWKKLVDITMHHNQENYDRLNVTLTEKDVMGESLYNPMLPEIVADLKAKSLAVEDDGALVVFLDEFKNKDGDPMGVIVQKKDGGFLYTTTDIAAAKYRYETLKADRALVFSDSRQAQHMQQAWLITRKAGYVPDSFSLEHPFFGMMLGKDGKPFKTRSGGTVKLKDLLDEAVERADKLISERSTDLTAEEKAAVVEAVAIGSVKYSDLSKNRTTDYVFDWDNMLTFEGNTAPYMQYAYTRIRSIFARAGINADSLNAEIQLGEDKERALAVKLLQFEEALNGVAKDGMPHILCQYLYELAGSFSSFYEACPILNAEENVKNSRLALAALTAKTLKQGLDLLGIKTVEKM, from the coding sequence GTGAATATTCAACAAATTTTATCAGATAAAATTAAACAGGCAATGATTGCCGCTGGTGCAGAGGAAAATGTTGAGCCGCTTGTTCGTCAATCAGGCAAACCGGAGTTTGGCGATTATCAAGCCAACGGTGCAATGGGGGCTGCGAAAAAATTGGGAATGAACCCTCGTGAGTTTGCTCAGAAAATTTTAGATAATGCCGATCTTAACGGCATTGCCGATAAATTAGAAATTGCAGGTCCCGGCTTTATCAATATCTTCTTGAACCAAGAATGGTTGGCTCAAAATGCTAACAATGCGTTACAAGCGGTTAATTTTGGCATAAAAACTGCAAATCCGCAGACTATCGTAATCGACTACTCTTCACCAAACGTTGCCAAAGAGATGCACGTTGGGCATTTACGTTCAACTATTATTGGTGATGCGGTAGTCCGCACATTAGAATTTTTAGGCAATAACGTAATTCGTGCCAACCACGTGGGCGACTGGGGCACACAATTCGGTATGCTTATCGCTTACCTTGAAAAAATGGAAAACGAACACGCCAGTGAGATGGAGTTAAGCGATTTAGAAGCCTTCTACCGTGCTGCCAAAGAGCATTATGATTCAGACGAAGTGTTTGCCGAAAAAGCCCGTAACTATGTGGTGAAATTACAAAGTGGCGATGAGTATTGCTTGACGATGTGGAAAAAGTTGGTGGACATCACTATGCACCACAACCAAGAAAACTACGATCGTTTAAATGTAACCTTAACCGAAAAAGATGTGATGGGTGAAAGCCTTTACAACCCGATGTTACCTGAGATTGTGGCTGATCTTAAAGCGAAGAGCTTAGCCGTTGAAGATGACGGTGCCTTGGTGGTGTTCTTAGACGAGTTTAAAAACAAAGACGGCGACCCGATGGGCGTGATCGTGCAGAAAAAAGATGGTGGTTTCTTATATACCACCACCGATATTGCTGCTGCAAAATATCGTTATGAAACCTTAAAAGCCGACCGAGCATTGGTGTTCTCAGATTCCCGCCAAGCACAACATATGCAACAAGCGTGGTTAATTACCCGCAAAGCAGGCTATGTACCGGATTCATTCAGCCTTGAACATCCATTCTTCGGCATGATGTTAGGCAAAGACGGTAAACCGTTTAAAACCCGTAGTGGTGGCACAGTAAAACTGAAAGATCTATTAGACGAAGCAGTAGAACGTGCCGATAAGTTGATTTCAGAGCGTTCTACCGACTTAACCGCCGAAGAAAAAGCGGCAGTGGTAGAAGCGGTGGCAATCGGCTCGGTAAAATATTCAGATCTCTCAAAAAACCGTACCACTGATTATGTGTTCGATTGGGATAATATGCTGACTTTTGAAGGCAATACCGCCCCTTATATGCAATATGCCTACACCCGTATTCGCTCGATTTTCGCTCGTGCCGGTATTAATGCAGACAGCTTAAATGCGGAAATTCAGCTTGGTGAAGATAAAGAACGTGCTTTAGCCGTGAAATTACTGCAATTTGAAGAAGCCTTAAATGGCGTAGCAAAAGACGGTATGCCACATATTCTCTGCCAATACCTATACGAATTAGCTGGCAGTTTCTCAAGTTTCTACGAGGCTTGCCCAATTTTAAATGCAGAAGAAAACGTGAAAAACAGCCGCTTAGCCCTAGCCGCTTTAACCGCCAAAACGTTAAAACAAGGTTTAGATTTACTCGGCATTAAAACGGTTGAGAAGATGTAA
- the cgtA gene encoding Obg family GTPase CgtA yields MKFIDEALIRVEAGDGGNGCVSFRREKYIPKGGPDGGDGGDGGDVYLIADENLNTLIDYRFEKRYAAGRGENGRSAGCTGHRGNDITLRVPVGTRAIDNDTQEVIGDLTKHGMKMLVAKGGYHGLGNTRFKSSVNRAPRQKTNGTPGEKRDLLLELMLLADVGMLGLPNAGKSTFIRSVSAAKPKVADYPFTTLVPSLGVARVGADRSFVVADIPGLIEGAAEGAGLGIRFLKHLERCRILIHLVDIMPIDESDPAHNISVIESELYQYSEKLAEKPIWLVFNKIDTIGEEEAAERAKEIAEQIGWEGDYYLISAATGQNVQALTRDIMDFIEANPREVEEENKEAEEVKFKWEDYHNEAMQNAVEEDWDDDWSEEDDEGVEIIYERR; encoded by the coding sequence ATGAAATTTATTGACGAAGCCCTGATTCGTGTTGAAGCAGGCGATGGTGGAAACGGTTGTGTCAGCTTCCGCCGTGAAAAATATATCCCGAAAGGCGGGCCTGATGGTGGCGATGGTGGTGATGGTGGTGATGTTTACTTAATCGCAGACGAAAACCTTAACACCCTAATCGACTACCGCTTTGAAAAACGTTATGCCGCAGGCCGTGGCGAAAACGGTCGCAGTGCCGGTTGTACCGGTCATCGTGGTAACGATATTACCCTGCGAGTGCCGGTAGGAACCCGTGCTATTGATAACGACACCCAAGAAGTAATTGGTGATTTAACCAAACATGGTATGAAAATGTTAGTGGCAAAAGGTGGTTATCACGGTTTAGGCAATACGCGTTTTAAATCATCGGTAAACCGAGCTCCTCGCCAGAAAACCAACGGTACACCGGGCGAAAAACGTGATTTATTGCTAGAGCTTATGTTACTTGCTGATGTGGGCATGTTAGGCTTGCCGAATGCCGGTAAATCCACCTTTATCCGCAGCGTTTCTGCCGCTAAACCGAAAGTAGCCGACTATCCATTCACAACCCTTGTGCCAAGCTTAGGCGTGGCTCGTGTCGGGGCGGATCGCAGCTTTGTGGTTGCCGACATCCCGGGCTTAATTGAAGGTGCAGCAGAAGGAGCAGGCTTGGGTATTCGCTTCTTAAAACACTTGGAGCGTTGCCGTATTCTAATTCACTTAGTGGATATTATGCCGATTGATGAAAGCGATCCGGCTCACAATATTTCTGTGATTGAATCTGAGCTTTACCAATACAGCGAAAAATTGGCAGAAAAACCAATTTGGTTAGTCTTCAATAAAATCGACACCATCGGCGAAGAAGAAGCCGCTGAGCGTGCGAAAGAGATTGCCGAACAAATCGGCTGGGAAGGCGATTACTACTTAATCTCTGCCGCCACAGGTCAAAACGTGCAAGCTCTTACCCGTGACATTATGGATTTCATCGAAGCTAACCCTCGAGAAGTGGAAGAGGAAAACAAAGAAGCGGAAGAAGTGAAATTCAAGTGGGAAGATTACCACAACGAAGCAATGCAAAATGCGGTGGAAGAAGATTGGGACGACGATTGGTCTGAAGAAGACGATGAAGGCGTAGAAATCATCTACGAACGCCGTTAA
- a CDS encoding helix-turn-helix domain-containing protein: MLYFYDDIETRKRFADYLKQKRKFAKLSREQLAEKALVPASTIRRFETTGHISFKQFLALWLVLDDLGRLIALTQNTPTMPQTIDEVLRG; the protein is encoded by the coding sequence ATGTTGTACTTTTATGATGATATAGAAACTCGCAAACGTTTCGCTGATTACCTCAAGCAAAAGCGAAAATTCGCTAAGCTCTCCCGAGAACAGCTTGCTGAAAAAGCCCTTGTGCCAGCAAGTACGATTCGCCGTTTTGAAACAACAGGGCATATCTCGTTCAAACAATTTTTAGCCTTGTGGCTTGTATTAGATGATTTAGGACGATTGATCGCTCTCACACAAAATACACCAACAATGCCACAAACGATAGATGAGGTTCTACGTGGTTAA
- a CDS encoding type II toxin-antitoxin system HipA family toxin — MVKLQKTVHLNVLSTLVDGRKIKVGELAENRQGIFFAYDDHYRQYFPHLSLSPFKLRFEPDLQLAPKEPHNGLHGVFADSLPDGWGMLLQDRFFAANGIDFYRISPLDRLAFVGEKGIGALSFEPQTENSTEDVSLTELGKNAEQLFGGQTEEVLNALIQAGSSGGARPKAQIFIPPQQTNICRTVAQQGDEAWIVKFTSKNLPLQFEEGLCEAAYLSMAETAQLQPVEWQLLNQQTQPWLAVKRFDYLAETGGRVHTHSLCGLLDASHRMSSMDYFGLLKATKLLCHSRRASQLQFRRAIFNLFTLNQDDHTKNWAFVQDEQGNWPPSPAYDITFSPLRHGEHSTAFGIYGTKPPLNVIQELADVAGFNDWSEAKAVIGEIVASIAAFSNAAKQLGIRQTTISQIQKSLNRVWQENRGLLE, encoded by the coding sequence GTGGTTAAATTACAGAAAACGGTTCACCTAAATGTGCTTAGCACACTGGTAGATGGACGTAAAATCAAAGTTGGGGAATTGGCAGAAAATCGTCAGGGTATTTTCTTTGCTTATGACGATCACTATCGCCAGTATTTTCCACATCTCTCACTTTCGCCATTTAAATTGCGTTTTGAGCCAGATTTACAACTCGCACCTAAAGAACCTCATAATGGCTTGCACGGTGTGTTTGCTGACAGTTTACCCGATGGCTGGGGAATGTTGTTACAAGATCGTTTTTTTGCCGCTAACGGCATTGACTTTTACCGTATTTCGCCACTGGATAGATTAGCCTTTGTGGGAGAAAAAGGGATTGGAGCTCTATCCTTTGAACCTCAAACGGAAAATTCAACGGAGGACGTTAGTCTTACTGAGCTTGGCAAAAATGCTGAGCAGCTATTTGGCGGACAAACTGAAGAAGTATTGAATGCGTTAATTCAGGCAGGAAGCTCAGGGGGAGCGAGACCCAAAGCCCAAATTTTTATACCTCCCCAGCAAACCAATATTTGCCGTACTGTAGCCCAACAAGGAGATGAAGCGTGGATTGTGAAATTCACCTCGAAAAATCTACCGCTACAATTTGAAGAAGGATTATGCGAGGCTGCCTATCTTTCAATGGCAGAAACCGCACAACTACAGCCGGTAGAATGGCAACTACTCAACCAGCAAACTCAACCTTGGTTAGCAGTAAAACGTTTTGATTATTTGGCTGAAACAGGCGGGAGAGTGCATACCCATAGTTTGTGTGGGCTGTTAGATGCGAGTCACCGAATGTCATCAATGGACTACTTTGGATTACTGAAAGCAACTAAACTCTTGTGCCATTCTCGCCGAGCTAGCCAACTGCAATTCCGCCGGGCGATATTTAATCTATTTACCTTAAACCAAGACGATCACACAAAGAACTGGGCATTCGTGCAAGATGAACAGGGAAATTGGCCCCCTTCTCCAGCCTACGACATTACGTTTAGCCCATTGCGTCACGGCGAGCATTCAACGGCTTTTGGGATTTATGGTACAAAGCCACCGCTAAACGTTATTCAAGAGTTGGCTGATGTTGCAGGCTTTAATGACTGGTCAGAAGCCAAAGCCGTGATAGGTGAAATTGTGGCTTCGATTGCAGCATTTAGCAATGCTGCAAAACAGTTAGGCATTCGTCAAACGACTATTTCACAAATCCAAAAAAGCCTTAACCGCGTTTGGCAAGAAAATAGAGGGTTGTTGGAATAG
- a CDS encoding HI_0552 family protein, which yields MLTSKSCDLFNIPFFQFAQLKKYCPEEIPRIKADYKAHWEIWKNLHLELHRQLGQPFGEPHIERWCNGWQVRAHFFAYYKYEFNKNSAAIISVILNRRRLQVSLDWHCYRADRSQINVHQYNQWWENLDRERFADFEIWNGGESEYADFRQVKTFSENEFVLKDEDDFWCIGRNLEKDDLDKTDVVEFIYQAIRDLLPLYEKCHQ from the coding sequence ATGCTCACATCAAAATCTTGCGATTTATTTAATATTCCGTTCTTTCAATTTGCTCAGCTGAAGAAGTATTGTCCTGAGGAAATTCCTCGTATTAAAGCTGATTATAAAGCCCATTGGGAAATTTGGAAAAACTTGCACCTTGAACTCCACCGTCAGTTAGGGCAACCTTTTGGCGAACCGCATATTGAGCGTTGGTGTAACGGCTGGCAAGTGCGGGCGCATTTTTTTGCTTATTATAAATATGAATTTAACAAAAATTCAGCCGCCATTATTTCGGTGATTTTAAATCGCCGCCGTTTGCAAGTGAGCCTTGATTGGCATTGTTATCGGGCAGATCGCTCTCAAATTAATGTTCATCAATATAATCAATGGTGGGAAAATTTAGATCGGGAACGCTTTGCCGATTTTGAGATATGGAACGGAGGTGAGAGTGAATATGCTGATTTCCGTCAAGTGAAAACCTTTTCAGAAAACGAATTTGTATTAAAAGATGAAGACGATTTTTGGTGCATAGGACGGAATTTGGAAAAGGACGATTTAGATAAAACCGATGTAGTGGAGTTTATCTATCAGGCAATTCGGGATCTGCTACCTCTTTATGAAAAGTGTCATCAATAA
- a CDS encoding heme lyase CcmF/NrfE family subunit, which translates to MIAELGNYALALSLAISVLLAILPIWGAEKQNSTLIALARPMTWAMFLSLTLSFGSLFYLFAVNDFTVQYVVNNSNSSLPLQYRLSAVWGAHEGSLLLWVWLLSLWSVGVAAFTRKMPEDAVARVLGLMGMISIGFLVFVIFTSNPFDRTFPNFPVDGRELNPMLQDVGLIFHPPLLYMGYVGFSVAFAFAIASLMTGRLDTAWARWSRPWTMAAWVFLTLGIVLGSWWAYYELGWGGWWFWDPVENASLMPWIAGTALIHSLAVTEKRGTFKAWTVLLAILAFSLCLVGTFLVRSGILVSVHAFASDPTRGLYILAYLVIVVGGSLLLYAFKGSQIKSLDNYERYSRESMLLINNILLMAFLSVVFLGTLLPLVHKQIGLGTISIGAPFFDQMFMILMVPFAFVLGIGPLVKWRRDQISAIRKPTVIALIVMVILGFALPYFFRNTITVSVVLGTMMSVFIVLLSVYELQQRATHRNSLFSGLFKLSRSHWGMVLAHLGVAMTVFGIAFSQNFSVERDVRMNVGDKAEILDYQVEFKGLRITDGANYQGGTAELEITHNGKYEATLNAEKRFYNVSKMGMTEAAIDWGFTRDLYAALGEKLEDNSWAVRLYYKPFIRWIWIGGLFMALGGLLCMMDKRYRLRLQNKETVTA; encoded by the coding sequence ATGATTGCAGAATTAGGCAATTATGCATTAGCGTTATCACTGGCAATTTCGGTTTTATTAGCAATTTTACCGATTTGGGGTGCTGAAAAACAAAATAGTACCTTAATTGCCTTAGCCAGACCAATGACTTGGGCGATGTTTTTATCGCTTACTCTCTCCTTTGGCTCGTTATTCTATCTATTTGCAGTAAACGACTTTACTGTACAGTATGTGGTAAATAATTCAAATAGTAGTTTACCTTTACAGTATCGCTTGTCTGCGGTGTGGGGTGCACACGAAGGTTCACTTTTATTATGGGTGTGGCTACTTTCTCTTTGGTCGGTTGGTGTTGCAGCCTTTACTCGAAAAATGCCTGAAGATGCGGTAGCTAGAGTATTAGGCTTAATGGGTATGATCAGCATTGGCTTTTTGGTGTTTGTGATTTTTACCTCCAACCCGTTTGACCGTACTTTCCCGAATTTCCCGGTTGATGGCAGAGAATTAAACCCGATGTTGCAAGATGTAGGCTTAATTTTCCACCCACCGCTACTTTATATGGGCTATGTGGGCTTCTCGGTAGCTTTTGCTTTTGCGATTGCATCACTTATGACAGGGCGTTTAGATACCGCTTGGGCAAGATGGTCACGCCCATGGACAATGGCAGCATGGGTATTTTTAACATTAGGGATCGTATTAGGTTCTTGGTGGGCATATTACGAACTCGGTTGGGGCGGCTGGTGGTTCTGGGATCCGGTAGAAAATGCTTCTCTAATGCCTTGGATTGCCGGTACCGCCTTAATTCACTCATTAGCCGTTACCGAAAAAAGGGGAACGTTTAAAGCGTGGACAGTTTTACTGGCGATTTTAGCTTTCTCGCTTTGTTTGGTTGGGACATTCTTAGTTCGGTCAGGTATTTTAGTTTCAGTACATGCCTTCGCATCTGACCCAACAAGAGGTTTATATATCTTAGCTTATCTCGTTATTGTGGTAGGCGGTTCGTTGTTGCTATATGCATTTAAAGGCTCACAAATTAAAAGCTTGGATAACTATGAGCGTTATTCAAGAGAATCCATGCTGTTAATCAATAATATTTTGTTGATGGCATTTTTATCGGTGGTCTTTTTAGGCACATTATTACCGCTTGTTCACAAGCAAATTGGTTTAGGCACAATTTCCATCGGTGCGCCGTTCTTCGACCAAATGTTTATGATTTTAATGGTACCGTTTGCGTTTGTATTAGGAATCGGCCCATTGGTGAAATGGCGTCGAGATCAAATTTCAGCCATTCGTAAGCCTACGGTTATTGCCCTGATTGTTATGGTCATTCTTGGCTTTGCATTGCCGTATTTCTTCCGTAATACGATTACCGTAAGCGTTGTGCTAGGCACAATGATGTCGGTCTTTATCGTACTATTAAGTGTATATGAGCTACAGCAACGTGCAACGCACCGTAATTCGTTATTTAGCGGTCTGTTCAAACTTTCTCGTTCACATTGGGGGATGGTATTGGCTCACCTTGGAGTAGCGATGACGGTATTTGGCATCGCATTTAGCCAAAATTTCAGTGTTGAACGTGATGTACGGATGAATGTAGGCGATAAAGCGGAAATTCTAGATTACCAAGTAGAATTTAAAGGTCTTCGAATTACAGACGGTGCAAACTATCAAGGCGGTACAGCCGAGCTTGAAATTACTCATAACGGCAAATATGAAGCCACGCTCAATGCGGAAAAACGTTTTTATAACGTAAGCAAAATGGGAATGACCGAAGCCGCAATTGACTGGGGTTTCACCCGTGATCTCTACGCGGCATTAGGGGAAAAACTCGAAGATAATTCTTGGGCGGTTCGTTTGTATTACAAACCGTTTATCCGCTGGATTTGGATTGGTGGGCTGTTTATGGCACTCGGTGGATTACTCTGTATGATGGATAAACGCTACCGTTTACGCCTACAAAATAAAGAAACAGTAACTGCATAA
- the ccmE gene encoding cytochrome c maturation protein CcmE, whose amino-acid sequence MNPRRKSRLKVVVSVLLGLSVAAGLTLYALSQNIDLFYTPSEIVNGKNDDPNKKPEVGQRIRVGGMVVEDSVKRDDKTLKVVFDLEDIGPSITVEYEGILPDLFREGQGIVAQGVLVEPKRLKATEVLAKHDENYMPPELGDKMKAQHNAVGVSEQDLKGESETDRRMKEEAQKAPMQGEAK is encoded by the coding sequence ATGAATCCAAGACGAAAATCAAGATTGAAAGTGGTGGTTTCTGTATTGCTTGGTCTTTCTGTTGCAGCAGGCTTAACGCTTTATGCATTAAGTCAAAATATTGATCTGTTTTATACGCCATCGGAAATAGTCAATGGTAAAAATGATGATCCGAATAAAAAACCTGAAGTCGGGCAGCGTATTCGTGTGGGCGGAATGGTGGTGGAAGATAGCGTAAAACGTGACGATAAAACCTTAAAAGTCGTATTTGATTTAGAAGATATCGGACCATCGATTACCGTTGAGTATGAAGGTATTCTGCCGGATTTATTCCGTGAAGGGCAAGGCATCGTTGCGCAAGGTGTGCTGGTTGAACCAAAACGTTTAAAAGCGACTGAAGTATTGGCAAAACATGATGAAAATTATATGCCGCCAGAGCTAGGTGATAAAATGAAAGCTCAGCACAATGCTGTGGGCGTTTCAGAACAAGATTTAAAAGGCGAATCGGAAACTGATCGTAGAATGAAAGAAGAAGCTCAAAAAGCACCTATGCAAGGGGAAGCTAAATGA
- the ccmD gene encoding heme exporter protein CcmD translates to MIFQFESISDFFAMGGYGFYVWLSYGVSFIAMGGLICLSRREHKAILAQAKKELAREERAGKHFESQAVKKQ, encoded by the coding sequence ATGATATTCCAATTTGAATCAATCAGCGATTTTTTCGCTATGGGTGGTTACGGTTTTTATGTATGGCTTTCTTATGGCGTGAGCTTTATCGCAATGGGTGGACTGATTTGCTTAAGCCGTAGAGAACATAAAGCTATTTTAGCGCAAGCGAAAAAAGAGTTGGCGAGAGAGGAAAGAGCCGGCAAGCATTTCGAATCACAAGCGGTTAAAAAACAGTAA
- a CDS encoding heme ABC transporter permease: MWKWLHPYAKSETQYHLLGKVQPFLGWLSLIMLAVAFVWGLAYAPKDYQQGDSYRIIFIHVPAAIWSMGVYGSMAVAGLVALVWQIRQANLAMISMAPIGLVFAFISLATGAIWGKPMWGTWWVWDARLTSALVLFFLYIGVMALYSAFQDRQTGAKAAGVLSVVGVINLPIIHFSVEWWNTLHQGATITKFDKPSMAVEMLIPLLLAIFGSLIFTAWFSIWRYRIALLKDERNRPWVKQLAKAA; the protein is encoded by the coding sequence ATGTGGAAATGGTTACACCCTTATGCAAAATCTGAAACACAGTACCATTTGCTGGGGAAAGTTCAGCCCTTTTTAGGCTGGCTAAGTTTGATTATGTTAGCAGTGGCTTTTGTGTGGGGGCTTGCCTATGCGCCGAAAGATTACCAACAAGGAGATAGCTACCGTATTATATTTATTCACGTGCCGGCAGCGATTTGGTCGATGGGCGTTTATGGCTCAATGGCAGTGGCAGGCTTAGTTGCCTTAGTGTGGCAGATTCGCCAAGCAAATTTAGCAATGATTTCAATGGCTCCTATCGGTTTGGTGTTTGCTTTTATTTCCCTTGCAACAGGGGCGATTTGGGGTAAACCAATGTGGGGAACTTGGTGGGTGTGGGATGCACGGCTGACTTCAGCTTTAGTGCTATTCTTTCTGTATATTGGCGTTATGGCACTTTATTCTGCTTTCCAAGACAGGCAAACCGGGGCAAAAGCCGCCGGTGTGTTGTCGGTAGTTGGTGTGATTAACTTACCGATTATCCACTTCTCGGTGGAATGGTGGAACACCTTACATCAAGGGGCAACTATTACTAAATTTGATAAACCGTCTATGGCGGTTGAAATGCTGATTCCATTACTATTAGCGATTTTTGGCAGCCTTATTTTCACTGCATGGTTTAGCATTTGGCGTTATCGTATCGCATTATTAAAAGATGAGCGTAACCGTCCTTGGGTAAAGCAGTTAGCAAAAGCAGCATAA
- the ccmB gene encoding heme exporter protein CcmB — MILINIIQRELTIAFRKPSEILNPLWFFLMVITVFPILMGPNPELLGKIAGGIAWVAALLSALLSFERLFRDDYLDGSLEQLMLLPLGLPQVALAKVVAHWILTGLPLILLSPIAAILLSLETHLWWALVLTLLLGTPILSCLGAIGVALTVGLRKGGTLLSLLILPLFLPVLIFAAAVLEAATLNMGYSGQLAILGAILAITLTFSPFAIAGALRISLN, encoded by the coding sequence ATGATTTTAATTAATATTATTCAGCGAGAATTGACTATCGCCTTTCGTAAACCATCGGAAATTTTAAATCCGCTTTGGTTTTTTTTGATGGTGATTACCGTATTCCCGATTTTAATGGGACCGAACCCAGAGTTACTTGGGAAAATTGCCGGTGGTATTGCATGGGTGGCAGCTTTGCTTTCAGCTTTACTCTCTTTTGAACGCTTGTTTAGAGATGATTATTTAGATGGCTCACTCGAACAGCTTATGTTATTACCGCTTGGCCTACCGCAAGTAGCCCTTGCTAAAGTGGTTGCTCACTGGATATTAACCGGCTTGCCGTTAATTTTACTTTCTCCCATTGCGGCAATTTTGCTTTCACTTGAAACTCACCTTTGGTGGGCGTTGGTGCTTACGTTATTACTGGGTACCCCGATTTTAAGTTGCTTAGGTGCGATTGGTGTTGCCTTAACAGTAGGCTTACGCAAAGGTGGGACTTTATTAAGTCTCTTGATTTTACCGCTTTTTTTACCGGTATTAATTTTTGCCGCAGCAGTGCTTGAAGCAGCAACTTTGAATATGGGCTACAGCGGACAACTTGCAATTCTTGGGGCTATTTTAGCGATTACTTTAACCTTTTCGCCTTTCGCTATTGCCGGGGCATTAAGGATTAGTTTGAATTAG
- the ccmA gene encoding cytochrome c biogenesis heme-transporting ATPase CcmA, translating to MSQTTTYQYQLKLENIACERGETLLFEGCNLTVNSGDWVQIEGHNGIGKTSLLRILAGLSLPAAGEVFWNDVAIGKQREQYYAELFYLGHHSGVKPELTPWENLRFFQKIQQLPQDDEAIWTALEKVSLIEREDLPCSHLSAGQQRRVALAKLWLTQAKLWILDEPFTAIDKKGVADLIAHIEKHCEQGGLVIFTSHQSAESGKVRIISLDQFKV from the coding sequence ATGAGTCAGACTACTACATATCAATATCAACTTAAGTTGGAAAATATCGCTTGTGAACGTGGTGAAACCCTTTTATTTGAAGGCTGTAATTTAACTGTTAATAGTGGTGATTGGGTACAGATTGAAGGGCATAACGGCATTGGAAAAACCAGCTTGTTACGCATTTTAGCCGGACTTTCGTTACCTGCCGCAGGTGAGGTGTTTTGGAATGATGTTGCTATTGGCAAACAGCGTGAACAATACTATGCCGAGCTGTTTTATTTAGGTCATCATTCGGGGGTAAAACCAGAATTAACGCCTTGGGAAAACTTACGTTTTTTCCAAAAAATACAACAACTACCGCAAGATGATGAGGCAATTTGGACAGCCTTAGAAAAAGTATCTCTTATCGAGCGTGAAGATCTGCCTTGTTCACATTTGTCTGCAGGGCAACAACGGCGGGTTGCATTGGCTAAATTATGGCTTACACAGGCGAAACTTTGGATTTTAGATGAGCCGTTTACCGCTATTGATAAAAAAGGCGTGGCGGATTTGATTGCTCATATTGAAAAACATTGTGAGCAGGGCGGATTGGTGATTTTCACCAGCCATCAAAGTGCAGAAAGTGGCAAAGTGCGGATTATTTCATTAGATCAATTTAAGGTATGA